One Patescibacteria group bacterium genomic region harbors:
- a CDS encoding RecX family transcriptional regulator, with translation MPLITDVKPQAKRQGYYNIFIDGKYALALSEADLSLFSLLPNQSIDDSTLADLHRAHSGSKCYNCAIRFLAIRPRSTTEVIAYLTTRKGYDAQDAKSACDKLTQQGYLDDIEFADMWVRNRMLLSPKPVSVLRMELASKGVDKDTIAAAVAKVSDAKQLECLSQLVESKARQPKYQNKQKLIEYLARKGYPYGLIKQAIQASVFFED, from the coding sequence ATGCCACTGATCACTGATGTCAAGCCTCAGGCAAAACGGCAGGGCTACTATAATATATTCATCGATGGTAAGTACGCCCTGGCTCTTTCCGAAGCTGATCTATCTCTGTTCTCGCTGCTTCCAAATCAGTCCATCGATGATTCAACACTAGCTGATTTACATCGAGCTCATAGCGGCTCCAAATGCTATAATTGCGCCATTAGATTTCTGGCCATCAGGCCCCGTAGCACCACAGAGGTTATAGCCTATCTCACTACCCGAAAGGGCTACGACGCTCAAGATGCAAAGTCAGCATGCGACAAGCTTACCCAGCAGGGGTATCTCGATGATATAGAATTCGCTGATATGTGGGTTCGCAATAGAATGCTCCTTAGCCCTAAGCCTGTTTCGGTGTTACGGATGGAGCTCGCTAGCAAAGGAGTAGACAAGGATACAATTGCAGCGGCCGTGGCAAAGGTATCAGATGCCAAGCAGCTCGAGTGTTTGTCTCAATTGGTCGAGAGCAAGGCCCGGCAGCCCAAATACCAGAACAAGCAAAAGTTGATTGAATATCTGGCTCGTAAAGGTTATCCCTATGGCTTAATAAAGCAAGCTATACAGGCCTCAGTTTTTTTTGAGGACTAA
- the ychF gene encoding redox-regulated ATPase YchF: MSLSIGIVGLPNVGKSTLFNALTKNRVLAANYPFATIEPNVGVVNVPDERINRLSEISGSAKTIPASCTFVDIAGIVKGASEGAGLGNKFLSHIRDNNVIVQVVRAFENDDIVHVEGHIDPKRDIDIIRTELCLADINSTQNKIARLEKEVKTEPKLIANLNELKKVEQLLDNSELISEHDEIDMELIKDLQLLTAKKFIYVFNIDENDLGNDEVKVNLAKLVAPSPSVFLSAETESQLMDLEPAEAHELLESMGQKESGLNALIHLGYETLGFISYFTSGEQESRAWTIRKGTLAPQAAGVIHGDFEKGFIKAEIVSYQDFVAGNGWIGAGELGKTRIEGKDYQFQNGDVAVFRHS, translated from the coding sequence ATGTCGCTGAGTATCGGTATTGTCGGCTTGCCCAATGTCGGCAAATCAACCCTATTTAATGCCCTCACCAAAAATCGCGTGCTGGCGGCCAACTACCCATTTGCCACTATTGAACCGAATGTTGGTGTTGTTAATGTACCCGACGAGAGGATAAATAGACTTTCAGAAATTTCCGGGAGCGCCAAAACCATCCCCGCTAGCTGCACATTTGTGGATATCGCTGGAATTGTTAAAGGAGCTAGCGAAGGTGCAGGGCTGGGCAATAAATTTTTGAGCCATATCCGCGATAATAATGTCATAGTGCAGGTTGTGCGAGCATTTGAAAACGATGATATCGTGCATGTCGAGGGGCACATCGACCCTAAGCGAGATATAGATATTATCCGTACTGAACTATGCCTGGCGGATATAAACAGTACCCAGAACAAAATTGCCAGACTAGAAAAAGAAGTTAAGACTGAGCCTAAGCTAATCGCTAATCTGAATGAACTCAAAAAAGTTGAGCAATTGCTCGATAATAGCGAGCTTATTTCGGAACACGATGAAATTGATATGGAGCTTATAAAGGACTTGCAGCTATTAACAGCCAAGAAATTTATCTATGTGTTTAATATAGATGAGAATGATTTGGGTAATGATGAAGTTAAAGTGAACCTTGCCAAGCTCGTTGCACCAAGCCCGAGTGTGTTTTTGAGTGCCGAAACCGAATCCCAGCTAATGGACCTAGAGCCTGCGGAGGCTCATGAGCTGCTCGAGAGCATGGGCCAAAAGGAATCTGGGCTCAATGCGCTGATACATTTAGGATATGAGACTCTAGGATTTATTAGTTACTTTACTAGCGGAGAGCAAGAAAGCCGAGCCTGGACTATCCGTAAAGGCACCCTAGCTCCGCAGGCGGCTGGCGTAATTCATGGGGATTTTGAAAAGGGCTTTATAAAAGCCGAGATAGTCAGCTACCAAGACTTTGTGGCCGGAAATGGCTGGATCGGTGCTGGCGAATTGGGTAAGACTCGAATAGAGGGTAAGGACTATCAATTCCAAAATGGCGATGTAGCGGTATTTAGACATAGCTAG
- the efp gene encoding elongation factor P produces the protein MLSPTDLRKDTLIEFEGSPYKVLEYAQKQMGRGGSIVNTKLKNLITGQVIDKTFRNDEKVASAEIDRKTMQYLYSSGTNYSVMDQESYETIEVDNKLDDNVPKYIVEGGTIDALVYDDKIIGFDWLKNVTLKVVSAPGADKGNSSSASTKEVELETGLKIQAPQFIKKGDIIKVDTRSASYIERAK, from the coding sequence ATGCTAAGCCCAACTGACCTTCGCAAGGACACGCTTATAGAATTTGAAGGGTCACCTTACAAAGTTCTAGAGTATGCCCAGAAGCAGATGGGTCGCGGCGGTAGTATAGTAAACACCAAGCTAAAGAATTTGATCACCGGCCAGGTAATCGATAAGACTTTTCGTAATGATGAAAAGGTCGCCTCAGCCGAGATAGATCGTAAAACCATGCAATATTTATATAGTTCTGGCACCAATTACAGCGTCATGGATCAAGAAAGCTATGAAACCATTGAGGTTGATAATAAGCTCGATGATAATGTTCCAAAATATATCGTCGAGGGCGGTACTATTGACGCTTTAGTGTATGACGACAAAATAATAGGTTTCGATTGGCTCAAAAATGTCACCTTGAAGGTAGTTAGTGCGCCAGGTGCCGACAAAGGCAATAGCTCTTCTGCCAGCACTAAAGAAGTAGAGCTAGAAACCGGCCTAAAAATTCAAGCCCCTCAGTTTATAAAAAAAGGCGACATCATCAAGGTCGACACTCGTAGCGCCAGCTATATAGAGCGCGCCAAGTAA
- a CDS encoding PRC-barrel domain-containing protein, whose amino-acid sequence MRSVSGDNIIIDSEDKLSFTEDLLRQKDIIEDDFRLIGAKVVSNSGDKMGRVKDYSIDYQNFRTRKIHVSTRLLNKLLHERLVIDQQDVIDVRKNTIIISDSRVKLKNYVAKLLPSN is encoded by the coding sequence GTGCGGTCGGTTTCAGGTGATAATATCATAATCGATTCAGAAGACAAATTATCGTTCACCGAAGATCTGCTCAGGCAGAAAGATATAATTGAGGACGACTTTAGGCTTATAGGCGCGAAAGTAGTGTCTAACTCAGGGGATAAAATGGGCAGGGTAAAGGACTATAGTATCGACTATCAGAACTTTAGAACCAGGAAAATACATGTTAGCACTCGCCTGCTCAATAAACTGCTACATGAGAGATTGGTAATCGACCAACAGGATGTCATAGATGTACGCAAAAACACAATCATAATTAGTGATTCTAGGGTTAAGCTAAAGAATTATGTAGCAAAACTATTGCCTAGCAATTAA
- a CDS encoding YajQ family cyclic di-GMP-binding protein codes for MAKDSSFDVVSEYDLSTMINTCDQASREIATRYDFQGTGAKLVYDREDNKIKIEANSELKLEAIEGVLESKFIKAGLSLKFLDKSSEINESNMVSRKTLTLVQGLDQTKAKEITALIRSEFPKVKTQIQGEAVRVTSASRDDLQAVMAALKSAKFEFPVSFDNYR; via the coding sequence GTGGCAAAAGATTCTTCATTTGATGTCGTAAGCGAATATGACCTAAGTACCATGATAAACACTTGCGACCAAGCCAGCCGCGAGATAGCTACCCGCTATGATTTTCAGGGAACCGGTGCAAAACTAGTCTACGATAGAGAAGACAACAAGATCAAAATCGAGGCCAATAGCGAACTTAAGCTCGAGGCTATAGAGGGCGTGCTGGAAAGCAAATTTATCAAGGCTGGCTTGAGCTTGAAGTTTTTAGACAAGAGCAGCGAGATTAACGAAAGCAATATGGTTTCTCGCAAGACTCTGACATTAGTTCAGGGGTTAGATCAGACAAAGGCCAAAGAAATTACTGCACTTATTAGATCAGAATTCCCTAAGGTGAAGACACAAATTCAAGGTGAAGCAGTACGGGTAACATCGGCCAGCCGTGATGACTTGCAGGCTGTAATGGCTGCCCTCAAGTCTGCTAAGTTTGAGTTTCCGGTGAGCTTTGATAATTACCGCTAG
- the recA gene encoding recombinase RecA: MSTKTIIKEESKLTNTPTPKDKSATSKAAAANEKSARLKAVDLAVEQIERQFGQGSIMKLGEGMKVAIETIRTGSLSLDLALGGGLPKGRIVEIYGPESSGKTTLALHAVAEVQKNGGLAAFIDAEHAMDPEYSAKIGVRLDDLLISQPDTGEQALEICETLVRSSAVDIIVIDSVAALVPRAEIEGDMGDSHMGLQARLMSQALRKLTGVIAKSNTTVIFINQLRMKIGVMFGNPETTSGGNALKYYSSVRLDIRRSEALKDGDNIIGNHVKVKVVKNKVAAPFKVAEFDIMYNEGISTSGDMIDLAVKEELIAKAGSWYSYKDEKIGQGREAAKQFLKDNPKVMAELDKTIRSRHFSS, from the coding sequence ATGAGCACAAAAACAATCATTAAAGAGGAGAGCAAATTGACTAATACACCAACCCCAAAGGACAAATCCGCAACATCGAAAGCAGCCGCAGCAAACGAGAAGTCAGCTAGGCTAAAAGCCGTCGATCTGGCTGTAGAACAAATAGAGCGCCAGTTTGGGCAAGGCTCAATCATGAAACTTGGCGAGGGAATGAAAGTAGCTATAGAAACTATCCGGACAGGCAGCCTTTCGCTCGATCTCGCACTTGGAGGGGGGCTCCCCAAGGGCAGAATAGTAGAAATATATGGACCAGAATCGAGTGGCAAAACCACACTCGCGCTTCACGCTGTAGCAGAAGTTCAGAAAAATGGCGGGTTGGCAGCATTTATAGATGCCGAACACGCAATGGACCCTGAGTACTCGGCCAAAATAGGCGTAAGACTCGACGATTTGCTAATATCTCAGCCCGATACGGGGGAGCAGGCTTTAGAGATATGCGAGACCTTGGTACGAAGTAGCGCAGTAGATATAATCGTTATCGATTCTGTGGCCGCACTAGTACCAAGAGCCGAAATAGAGGGCGATATGGGGGATAGTCATATGGGGCTGCAGGCTAGGCTCATGAGTCAAGCCTTACGAAAGCTCACGGGCGTAATCGCTAAGTCCAACACTACTGTGATATTCATAAATCAGCTTAGGATGAAAATAGGTGTGATGTTTGGTAACCCAGAAACAACTTCAGGTGGAAACGCCCTAAAGTATTATTCTTCTGTCAGGCTCGACATCAGACGCAGCGAAGCGCTTAAGGATGGCGATAATATCATAGGTAACCATGTTAAGGTCAAGGTAGTCAAGAACAAGGTCGCAGCCCCCTTTAAGGTCGCCGAATTCGACATTATGTACAACGAGGGCATAAGTACATCTGGGGACATGATAGACCTAGCCGTCAAGGAAGAACTCATAGCCAAGGCTGGCTCTTGGTACTCCTATAAGGACGAAAAGATTGGCCAGGGTAGGGAAGCCGCCAAGCAATTTCTCAAAGACAATCCCAAGGTCATGGCAGAGCTCGACAAAACTATTAGATCGCGGCATTTCAGTAGTTAG
- a CDS encoding DNA translocase FtsK 4TM domain-containing protein: MPKRKTKPSKKKKQDSKAANSMESGLKRSVLKEVLAIVLITVGVFIILALIGVAGSLGRWVLESLRLLIGQSIILLPLALFWVSFMLFAQERYPIRLHNILGLISLFICSSTIIQAIIAPEVSLDLSTIGNYGGLVGYGVYSLVSPILTRWVVIFIFSMLMIISVIVSLNARLKQIAAKIVSPLRKPKDDTADLDTKSFKINTSLPVRGTIGDAKAREAEKSPSGPIVMASDADWKYPSLDLLESNTSQPDPGDAKKNGAIIKSTFLDFGYKVDMQGVDVGPTVSQYTLKPPGGVNLSKFSSLDRNLALALEAEHVRIEAPIPGKSLVGVEVPNKTRAKVRLRDILDSPQLSATKGKLNFVLGRDVSGEIITSDLDKAPHLLIAGSTKTGKSVMIHSLLISLLYRNSPSELKLILVDPTRADFSLYDNLPHLLCPVINDPEPTISALKWTVAEMERRLKLLQENQVLNIDEFNKLKTTDKMPYIVIIIDELAGLMLKAKKDMESLISSLAAMARKAGIHLVLATQTPRVEVITGTIKNNLPTRIAFTVPQYNDSKTIIDTSGAEKLLGNGDMLFMSPSSFIKPKRAQGVLIEKDEVTKVVKFLKAQREPQYNDEVLAQSVRIKGLSSAGGFGPSDGDDDELFDQAAELVIESGKASSTMLQTRFRIGFARAARLISQLEEKSIIGPADGARPRAVLVDSMEQVNGGESDPK, translated from the coding sequence ATGCCAAAACGCAAAACCAAACCAAGCAAAAAGAAGAAGCAAGACTCTAAAGCTGCGAATTCGATGGAATCTGGCCTTAAGAGGTCGGTCTTAAAAGAAGTCTTAGCTATAGTTTTAATAACTGTAGGTGTATTTATTATATTGGCACTTATTGGTGTAGCTGGGAGCCTAGGTCGCTGGGTCCTAGAGTCTCTCAGATTATTGATAGGCCAGAGCATAATACTTTTACCCTTGGCGTTATTTTGGGTATCATTCATGCTTTTCGCACAAGAAAGGTATCCGATTCGACTCCACAATATACTGGGCCTCATCAGCTTGTTCATTTGTTCCAGTACAATAATCCAGGCCATTATCGCGCCAGAAGTTAGCCTGGATCTTAGCACTATCGGTAACTATGGCGGACTGGTGGGGTATGGCGTTTACTCATTAGTGTCTCCAATCCTAACTCGCTGGGTTGTTATATTTATTTTCTCAATGCTTATGATTATATCGGTGATAGTGTCACTTAATGCTCGATTAAAGCAGATAGCAGCTAAGATTGTTTCCCCACTACGCAAGCCCAAAGACGACACCGCCGATCTAGACACTAAGAGCTTTAAGATCAATACCTCGCTTCCCGTAAGAGGTACTATCGGCGACGCTAAAGCCCGAGAAGCAGAAAAATCTCCTTCTGGACCAATAGTTATGGCCTCGGATGCCGATTGGAAATACCCATCGCTAGATTTACTAGAGTCTAATACCTCCCAGCCCGATCCAGGAGACGCCAAGAAGAACGGCGCAATTATTAAATCGACTTTCCTAGACTTCGGTTATAAAGTCGATATGCAGGGGGTTGATGTTGGCCCAACAGTTTCCCAATATACCCTAAAGCCACCAGGAGGAGTGAATCTATCTAAGTTTAGCTCCCTAGATCGCAATCTAGCGCTGGCACTTGAGGCTGAACATGTCCGAATTGAAGCTCCGATACCAGGCAAGAGTTTGGTCGGTGTCGAAGTGCCCAACAAAACTCGCGCTAAGGTTAGATTAAGAGATATCCTGGATTCACCACAGCTTAGCGCCACCAAGGGTAAGCTTAATTTTGTTTTGGGTCGCGATGTATCTGGTGAAATTATCACAAGTGATCTAGATAAAGCCCCTCATTTACTTATTGCTGGTTCCACCAAGACCGGTAAGAGTGTAATGATCCACAGTCTACTTATCAGCCTGCTTTATCGCAACAGCCCAAGTGAGCTTAAGCTTATCCTGGTCGATCCAACACGAGCCGACTTCTCCCTTTATGATAATTTGCCCCATTTGCTCTGCCCAGTCATCAATGACCCAGAGCCAACAATATCGGCGCTCAAGTGGACAGTCGCCGAAATGGAGCGCCGCCTGAAGCTCCTACAGGAGAACCAGGTGCTGAATATAGATGAGTTCAATAAGCTCAAGACCACCGATAAAATGCCCTATATTGTGATTATAATAGATGAGCTGGCGGGCTTGATGTTAAAAGCCAAGAAGGATATGGAGTCGCTAATATCCAGCCTGGCAGCTATGGCTCGTAAGGCCGGCATACACTTGGTTCTAGCTACCCAGACCCCAAGAGTGGAGGTCATAACGGGCACCATTAAAAATAACCTACCAACCCGTATTGCCTTTACAGTGCCCCAGTATAATGATTCCAAAACCATAATTGACACTTCAGGCGCCGAAAAGTTGCTGGGCAACGGTGATATGTTATTTATGAGCCCGTCGTCATTTATAAAGCCTAAGCGAGCCCAGGGTGTCTTGATAGAAAAAGATGAAGTTACCAAAGTAGTGAAGTTCCTTAAGGCCCAGCGCGAGCCACAGTACAACGACGAGGTCTTGGCTCAGTCGGTAAGGATCAAAGGGCTTTCTAGCGCCGGTGGATTCGGCCCAAGCGATGGGGATGATGACGAACTATTCGACCAGGCCGCAGAGCTTGTCATAGAGAGCGGTAAGGCTTCATCGACAATGCTTCAAACGAGGTTTAGGATCGGCTTTGCTAGAGCAGCTAGATTAATTTCTCAGCTAGAAGAAAAGAGCATTATTGGCCCGGCCGATGGCGCCAGGCCGCGCGCGGTACTGGTAGATAGCATGGAGCAGGTGAACGGAGGCGAAAGTGACCCCAAATGA
- the rpsF gene encoding 30S ribosomal protein S6 translates to MRNYEVSVVLHPDLEIDIANALDKIEKIISKSNAKIVKKDNWGKRKLAYKVNKQDWGIYVFYNIEVDPAKVSDINQALRITEEVMRYLIVSTENIRYITKPNETAKPKAAPKAAPVASKEAKPAKETKVLKGEDK, encoded by the coding sequence ATTAGAAATTACGAAGTATCCGTAGTTTTACATCCTGATCTCGAAATAGACATTGCCAATGCTCTTGATAAGATAGAAAAAATTATCTCTAAGAGCAATGCCAAGATTGTCAAAAAGGATAACTGGGGCAAGCGCAAGCTGGCATATAAAGTCAATAAGCAGGATTGGGGCATCTATGTTTTTTATAACATCGAAGTAGACCCTGCCAAAGTATCTGATATTAACCAAGCGCTTCGCATCACAGAAGAGGTCATGCGTTATCTTATCGTTTCTACAGAAAATATCCGATACATAACAAAACCCAACGAAACTGCTAAGCCTAAAGCTGCACCCAAAGCTGCGCCGGTCGCTAGCAAAGAGGCCAAGCCAGCTAAAGAGACCAAAGTATTAAAAGGCGAGGATAAATAA
- a CDS encoding helix-turn-helix domain-containing protein — translation MTPNESPKPKSKLQKSRSSNSSLGQILSGRRKELNLSLEDIERDTHIRVKYLRLIEAGDYKSLPDDVYSRGYVKNYADQLGFDTNQILKVYSTERLKDTQTLAKPSASKVKRGIKPIDSQTYVITPRTILAGLTSLFVLIMVGYVGLQLSQLSVPPVINLANQDKSSTNTSVIIVSGEVDSGSDVFINDSPILSSPDGSFSDRVMLVDGSNQIKISARNKFGKESSKTIIVDAKIEGSKLALPTDVRPASFDGVDLQVYITTQASFITVKVDGKDAFKGTMLPGAKQLFQAKESVRISTSNAASTNVVVTNSKVAGKDIGQIGSEAEPKQDILFAKDTNIQ, via the coding sequence GTGACCCCAAATGAATCACCTAAGCCAAAATCCAAACTCCAGAAGTCCAGATCGTCCAATTCGAGCCTAGGGCAAATTCTCTCAGGAAGACGAAAGGAGTTAAATCTTAGCCTTGAGGATATCGAGAGAGACACTCATATTAGGGTCAAATATCTTCGCCTCATAGAGGCAGGTGACTACAAATCCCTCCCAGACGATGTCTATAGCCGAGGCTATGTCAAAAATTACGCCGATCAGCTTGGATTTGATACCAATCAAATCCTCAAGGTGTACTCTACAGAAAGGCTAAAGGACACGCAGACGCTCGCTAAGCCATCTGCGTCTAAGGTCAAGAGAGGGATCAAGCCGATTGATTCACAAACCTATGTAATAACCCCCAGGACAATCCTAGCTGGGCTGACAAGCCTGTTTGTTCTTATAATGGTCGGCTATGTGGGGCTACAGCTTTCACAGCTATCGGTGCCACCAGTTATAAATTTGGCCAATCAAGACAAAAGTAGCACCAACACTAGTGTCATAATTGTTAGCGGCGAAGTCGATAGCGGATCAGATGTTTTTATCAATGATTCGCCGATACTCAGCTCCCCAGATGGCTCCTTCAGCGATCGAGTGATGCTTGTTGATGGCTCTAATCAGATAAAAATCAGCGCCCGAAATAAGTTTGGTAAGGAATCTTCTAAAACGATTATTGTAGACGCAAAAATAGAAGGCTCAAAGCTGGCCTTGCCCACCGATGTTAGGCCAGCCAGCTTTGATGGAGTCGACTTGCAAGTTTATATCACCACCCAGGCCAGCTTTATCACTGTTAAGGTCGATGGCAAAGATGCGTTCAAGGGCACGATGTTGCCTGGCGCAAAGCAGCTTTTTCAGGCGAAGGAAAGTGTCCGCATCTCTACAAGCAACGCCGCAAGTACCAATGTAGTGGTTACCAACTCCAAGGTAGCTGGCAAAGATATTGGCCAGATTGGCTCGGAGGCTGAGCCGAAGCAAGACATACTATTTGCGAAGGATACCAATATACAATGA
- the rpsR gene encoding 30S ribosomal protein S18, with protein sequence MADFYKAKQNKLYAEEINFIDYKDVKMLQRYLNGVGKIDGRKKTGASMKHQRMLAVALKRARHLALLPFVVK encoded by the coding sequence ATGGCAGATTTTTATAAAGCTAAACAGAATAAACTATACGCAGAAGAGATAAACTTCATCGATTACAAGGATGTCAAAATGCTCCAGCGCTATCTTAATGGCGTAGGCAAAATTGACGGCCGTAAAAAAACAGGCGCAAGCATGAAGCACCAACGCATGCTGGCAGTTGCCTTAAAGCGTGCCAGGCACTTAGCACTATTACCATTTGTGGTTAAATAA
- the ssb gene encoding single-stranded DNA-binding protein, with translation MAKDFNQAIVMGNLTRDPEMRTTPSGQNVTSFSVATNRSWQDQSGEKKDAVEYHNIVAWGKLAELVDSYLKKGRKVLVSGRLQTRNWDAEDGSKRQRTEIVANDINFIGGQSEGGDYAPDIPADMPQEAGSNADTKKAKKDDTPPVDDLGDGEINLDDIPF, from the coding sequence ATGGCAAAAGATTTTAACCAAGCAATTGTTATGGGTAACCTAACCCGAGACCCAGAAATGCGCACTACTCCGAGTGGACAAAATGTAACCTCATTTAGCGTGGCTACCAACCGCAGCTGGCAGGATCAAAGTGGCGAAAAGAAAGATGCAGTGGAGTATCACAATATCGTCGCTTGGGGCAAGCTAGCAGAGCTAGTGGATAGTTATCTTAAAAAGGGCCGTAAGGTATTAGTTTCCGGTAGATTACAAACCCGAAACTGGGATGCAGAAGATGGATCCAAAAGACAACGCACTGAAATAGTAGCCAACGATATTAACTTCATCGGTGGCCAGTCTGAGGGCGGGGATTATGCCCCAGACATCCCAGCCGATATGCCGCAGGAAGCAGGCTCAAACGCCGACACTAAGAAAGCCAAAAAAGATGACACACCTCCCGTAGACGACCTTGGCGACGGCGAAATTAACCTAGACGACATACCGTTCTAA
- a CDS encoding ABC transporter ATP-binding protein, translating to MKNILKLTKYLGKEKRLYIIVFILSAIAALVSAILPFLFSNIINDLAKLGSGVELGSISDSLIFFVLLLVFNRIISFFNEKYGDTSRINMVTGFRPKIFKHIISLSVDYTERHRAGSILSKVNTGINDFFNWLFQLTAWSTSLIFETLFVLIILLIKLPQVGLVFVVILPIMGLISIKKIQAAKQYREKANKNWEYQAGFLAESVGNLSTIKAMSTEKKSINKFESYQNKILANRLIQFKYDRWFNLGRDSLGDIALLISVIYVSYMAYNGKLSAGDLFLVVFYARNLISSVAPLSRFINDTAESDITTGRLVELLETKPLVTDKEHAKNLDKLESVEFKNVYFEYPNSKKGAIFNISFKIGPGKSLALVGPSGTGKSTITKLLFRFYEPTSGQILINGQDITNYRQDSLRSKLAIVMQDVALFNTTVKENLSIAAVKTSDTDIQKAARLANADEFISNFDKGYNTLVGERGIKLSGGQKQRIAITRAILKNPDMIVLDEATSALDSETEQQVQEALGKLLFHKMSLIIAHRLSTVRHVDEIIVMKNGRVHESGSHASLLRKKGLYAKLFNIQSKTGKVDL from the coding sequence ATGAAAAATATCCTAAAGCTAACAAAATACCTCGGCAAAGAAAAAAGACTCTATATTATTGTTTTTATTCTATCCGCGATTGCTGCCTTAGTTAGCGCCATCCTACCCTTCCTATTTAGCAATATCATCAACGATTTGGCCAAATTAGGCTCAGGCGTGGAGCTGGGCTCAATTAGCGATAGCCTAATATTTTTTGTCTTACTGCTAGTTTTCAATAGAATAATCAGCTTCTTCAACGAGAAATATGGTGATACCTCTAGAATAAATATGGTTACGGGCTTTAGGCCTAAAATATTCAAACATATCATAAGCCTTTCAGTGGACTACACCGAAAGGCATCGTGCTGGCAGTATCCTAAGTAAGGTTAATACTGGTATCAATGACTTTTTTAACTGGCTATTTCAGCTCACAGCCTGGTCGACTTCGCTTATATTTGAAACCCTATTTGTCTTAATCATCCTACTCATAAAGCTCCCCCAGGTTGGTTTGGTATTCGTGGTGATTCTACCGATAATGGGTCTTATATCTATAAAAAAGATTCAAGCCGCCAAGCAGTACCGTGAAAAAGCTAATAAAAACTGGGAGTACCAGGCTGGGTTTTTAGCTGAATCAGTCGGCAATCTATCCACCATTAAGGCGATGAGTACTGAAAAAAAGTCGATCAATAAATTTGAGTCCTACCAAAACAAAATCTTAGCCAACAGACTAATTCAGTTCAAGTATGATAGATGGTTTAATTTGGGTAGAGACAGCCTCGGAGACATAGCATTACTTATCTCGGTTATTTATGTGTCCTACATGGCGTACAACGGCAAGCTCAGTGCTGGTGATCTATTTTTAGTAGTGTTTTATGCTAGGAACTTAATATCTTCAGTGGCGCCACTTAGTAGGTTTATCAATGATACAGCTGAGTCTGATATAACTACCGGTCGGTTGGTGGAGCTACTCGAAACCAAGCCATTGGTGACCGATAAGGAACATGCCAAAAATCTAGACAAGCTGGAGTCTGTAGAATTCAAAAATGTATATTTCGAATATCCTAATTCTAAAAAAGGTGCTATTTTTAACATCAGCTTCAAGATAGGCCCCGGCAAATCTCTGGCTCTAGTTGGCCCTTCCGGTACTGGCAAATCCACAATCACCAAGCTACTATTTAGATTCTATGAGCCTACATCCGGGCAGATTCTCATTAATGGTCAAGACATAACGAATTACAGACAAGATTCGCTCAGGTCGAAGCTGGCTATCGTAATGCAAGATGTTGCACTTTTTAATACCACCGTCAAAGAAAACTTATCAATCGCAGCCGTCAAAACTTCAGATACAGACATACAAAAAGCAGCTCGCTTGGCTAATGCCGATGAGTTTATTTCTAATTTTGATAAAGGCTACAACACTCTCGTAGGTGAGCGTGGTATAAAGCTAAGTGGTGGGCAAAAACAGCGCATCGCAATCACCAGGGCAATACTCAAAAACCCAGATATGATTGTGCTTGATGAGGCCACTAGTGCACTCGACAGCGAGACAGAACAGCAGGTACAGGAGGCTTTAGGCAAACTACTCTTCCACAAGATGTCGCTTATTATTGCCCACCGACTCAGCACTGTTAGGCATGTTGATGAAATAATTGTTATGAAAAATGGACGAGTCCATGAGTCTGGTAGCCACGCTAGCTTACTACGCAAAAAAGGACTGTATGCCAAGCTATTTAACATACAGTCCAAAACCGGAAAAGTTGATTTGTAA